From a region of the Nitrospira sp. genome:
- a CDS encoding tetratricopeptide repeat protein, with product MISRQPRRLWLSMGLVVGTSALTACGWAKDQITSATDMAEYRKLVDEQKKQQEHLAEATSTTPELTAEEHERKGDLDAQTRNYLLASLHYDKALKADPTRNSVRLKLGQTLLQQGLLDQALTQFQDLQTREPNSAQVYEGVGQIYLRQGKLAESEKALTKAIMLDPSSWQSHNLLGLLYDQKKLHIDAITSYHAALIYRPREPSVLNNLGLAYALSGNYESAIEAYEQAIAAGSNSAKLFNNLGIAYTHRRRFVDALNTFKKATDEPRAYNNLGVALLGVGHTKKAVVCFEKAIELSPQYYEKASENLRLARQAVPNAANGTAASNASEVGSCP from the coding sequence ATGATATCTCGACAACCTCGAAGACTATGGCTCTCGATGGGGCTCGTGGTCGGAACCTCGGCGTTAACCGCTTGCGGGTGGGCCAAAGATCAGATCACTTCAGCTACTGATATGGCGGAATATCGCAAGCTCGTGGATGAGCAGAAGAAGCAACAAGAACACTTGGCTGAGGCAACTTCCACGACTCCTGAACTGACGGCGGAAGAGCATGAACGCAAGGGAGATCTCGATGCGCAAACTCGGAATTATCTGCTGGCGAGTTTACACTACGACAAAGCGTTAAAGGCCGATCCCACCCGTAACTCAGTCCGCCTCAAGCTAGGACAGACGCTTTTACAACAGGGCTTGCTCGATCAAGCCCTGACGCAGTTTCAAGACCTACAGACGCGTGAGCCCAATTCTGCGCAGGTTTACGAGGGCGTCGGGCAGATCTACTTGCGCCAGGGTAAGTTGGCAGAATCCGAGAAGGCTTTAACGAAGGCCATCATGCTTGATCCATCGAGCTGGCAATCTCATAACTTACTCGGCCTCTTGTATGACCAGAAAAAACTCCATATCGATGCCATTACGTCCTATCATGCAGCTCTAATCTATCGACCGCGCGAACCGAGCGTGTTGAATAATCTTGGTCTCGCTTATGCCCTGAGCGGCAATTACGAATCTGCCATCGAGGCTTATGAGCAGGCCATTGCAGCCGGTTCTAACTCTGCTAAGCTCTTTAATAACTTGGGCATCGCCTATACCCATCGTCGCCGGTTTGTCGATGCACTCAATACCTTCAAAAAAGCGACGGATGAACCACGCGCCTATAACAACCTCGGCGTCGCCCTCCTCGGGGTCGGCCACACCAAGAAAGCCGTCGTCTGCTTCGAGAAGGCCATCGAACTCAGTCCGCAATACTATGAGAAGGCTTCGGAGAATCTTCGGCTTGCCCGTCAAGCAGTCCCTAACGCCGCTAATGGAACGGCTGCATCGAATGCGTCCGAGGTGGGCTCCTGTCCATAG
- a CDS encoding CpaF family protein, with translation MLSARLVNGAEQGTHYQELKDRLHQRVIELLDMNAIGTMSQHVVTEQLTKLIEQLLQQESVPLNQRERAQVTQDVLHEVLGLGPLEPLLSDPTINDILVNGSKQVFVERSGRLELTPVRFKDDAHLRKIIEKIVSRIGRRIDESVPMVDARLADGSRVNAIIPPLAIDGPSLSIRKFSKDPLQLHHLTEKRSLTPEIGELLKGIVQARLNVLISGGTGTGKTTMLNILSGFIPNTERIVTIEDAAELQLRQEHVVRLETRPANIEGKGEIAQRELVKNALRMRPDRIIVGEVRGAESLDMLQAMNTGHDGSLTTVHANSCRDALTRLETLVSMAGFNLAPKAMRHYISSALDVIIQIARLSDGTRKVVSIQEIVGMEGDLITLQELFVFQQTGLDENQKVKGRFKATGVRPKFAERLAAKGIVLPATIFDPMKVYEC, from the coding sequence ATGTTATCTGCAAGATTGGTGAATGGAGCTGAACAGGGTACTCACTATCAGGAACTGAAGGATCGCCTTCATCAACGTGTGATCGAACTGCTCGACATGAACGCGATCGGTACGATGTCACAGCATGTGGTGACCGAACAGTTGACCAAATTGATCGAGCAACTGCTGCAACAAGAATCCGTTCCGTTGAATCAGAGAGAACGAGCTCAAGTTACGCAGGACGTATTGCATGAGGTGCTTGGCTTGGGGCCGTTAGAGCCGCTCTTGTCGGATCCCACGATCAACGACATCCTTGTCAATGGAAGTAAACAGGTGTTTGTCGAACGGTCCGGGCGTCTCGAGCTGACGCCGGTTCGGTTTAAAGACGATGCGCATCTGAGGAAGATCATCGAGAAAATCGTCTCCCGAATCGGGCGTCGAATCGATGAGTCCGTGCCGATGGTGGATGCACGATTGGCCGATGGGTCTCGCGTGAATGCGATCATTCCTCCATTGGCCATCGACGGGCCGTCGCTCTCGATCAGGAAGTTCAGCAAGGATCCGTTACAGTTGCACCATTTGACTGAGAAGCGGTCGCTGACCCCTGAAATCGGCGAGTTATTGAAGGGGATCGTTCAGGCGCGCCTGAACGTACTCATCTCCGGTGGTACGGGCACAGGCAAGACGACGATGCTGAACATCTTGTCCGGATTCATCCCGAATACCGAGCGGATTGTGACGATTGAAGATGCGGCCGAGCTGCAGTTGCGGCAGGAGCACGTCGTGCGATTGGAAACGCGTCCGGCAAACATTGAAGGAAAGGGTGAAATTGCGCAGCGTGAGCTTGTGAAGAACGCCCTCCGGATGCGTCCTGACCGCATCATCGTGGGCGAGGTTCGTGGTGCCGAGAGTTTGGACATGTTGCAGGCCATGAATACAGGTCATGACGGATCGTTGACGACTGTACATGCCAACTCCTGCCGAGATGCCCTCACAAGACTCGAAACGTTGGTGTCCATGGCTGGGTTCAACCTGGCGCCAAAGGCAATGCGGCATTATATCTCATCGGCACTGGACGTGATTATTCAGATTGCCCGTTTGTCAGATGGGACAAGGAAGGTGGTCAGCATCCAGGAAATTGTCGGGATGGAGGGCGACCTCATCACGCTCCAGGAATTGTTTGTCTTTCAGCAGACCGGTCTTGACGAAAACCAGAAGGTCAAGGGTCGATTTAAGGCGACAGGTGTGCGACCGAAGTTTGCGGAACGATTGGCCGCCAAGGGCATTGTGCTTCCGGCCACGATCTTTGATCCAATGAAGGTGTACGAATGTTAA
- a CDS encoding Flp family type IVb pilin — MLNVIRQFVKEEEGASAAEYAILLGLIALGMVAGTTLLGNAIGTSLTNAAGIVAS; from the coding sequence ATGTTGAACGTCATTCGTCAGTTTGTGAAGGAAGAAGAAGGCGCCTCTGCAGCGGAATATGCCATCCTGCTGGGGTTGATCGCGCTCGGAATGGTTGCCGGTACCACGTTGTTAGGTAACGCCATCGGCACGTCTCTCACCAATGCCGCAGGCATTGTTGCGAGCTAA
- a CDS encoding pilus assembly protein, with the protein MTSTKRILSERGIVAVEFALLLPVFLMILFGIIEFGRMMYGREIVTNAAREGARAGIVARAPATTKPSGATITAIANNYLTGTGISPASVTFTPVGAQLAYPAALTVSVVYQYNFLVPYLPAVIGIPNPLIINTQVVMTHE; encoded by the coding sequence ATGACAAGCACCAAGCGAATATTGAGTGAGCGGGGGATCGTCGCAGTGGAATTTGCGCTGCTGCTGCCAGTGTTCCTCATGATTCTGTTCGGCATTATCGAATTCGGCAGGATGATGTACGGCCGCGAGATCGTCACGAACGCGGCACGGGAAGGGGCGAGGGCCGGCATTGTGGCGAGAGCGCCAGCGACCACCAAGCCTAGCGGTGCGACGATTACGGCAATTGCAAACAACTATCTGACGGGGACCGGAATCAGCCCGGCCAGTGTGACCTTTACTCCAGTCGGTGCACAATTGGCCTATCCGGCTGCCCTCACCGTGAGCGTGGTGTATCAATATAATTTTTTAGTTCCTTATCTTCCAGCGGTCATTGGAATTCCCAATCCCCTCATCATTAATACACAGGTGGTGATGACCCATGAGTAA
- a CDS encoding type II secretion system F family protein: MLTALIGLGIFGTILLFMYACRLTYRVVAPRGADRAIERMQDWSAPIEAGSSDIVRKDTMSEIPWFNDLLKRVKKLQVLKVLHQQADCQTPLGVFILTAGVLALGGFVVVMSMVQKFILAVMTAALLGSIPYFYLVWQKSQRLARFERQLPEALELVSRALRAGHAFSVGLKMVGEEAANPIGKEFRRVFDEVSMGVALPQALENMTHRLDSVDLRFFITSVLVQRETGGNLAEIIDSLASLIRQRFELQLRVKALSAEGRMSAAILLGLPIVIGIALFKINPEYMKVLFADPMGQNLATFGSIMMILGAVVMKRMVDIKV; the protein is encoded by the coding sequence ATGTTAACTGCACTGATTGGACTCGGTATCTTTGGCACGATCCTCCTCTTCATGTACGCCTGCAGGCTGACCTACCGGGTGGTCGCGCCACGGGGAGCCGACCGCGCAATTGAGCGGATGCAGGACTGGTCTGCCCCGATCGAGGCGGGCTCTTCCGACATTGTGCGCAAAGACACAATGAGCGAGATCCCCTGGTTTAACGATCTGCTCAAACGGGTCAAAAAGCTGCAAGTCCTGAAAGTGCTTCACCAACAGGCGGATTGCCAGACGCCACTCGGGGTGTTCATCCTCACAGCGGGGGTCCTTGCGCTGGGTGGATTCGTCGTGGTGATGTCGATGGTGCAAAAGTTCATCCTTGCCGTCATGACCGCAGCCCTATTGGGTTCGATTCCCTATTTCTATCTGGTTTGGCAGAAAAGCCAGCGACTTGCCCGGTTCGAACGCCAGCTCCCTGAGGCCCTCGAACTTGTCTCACGGGCCTTGCGGGCGGGTCATGCGTTTTCGGTGGGACTCAAAATGGTGGGAGAAGAGGCGGCAAATCCCATTGGGAAAGAGTTTAGGCGAGTATTCGATGAGGTGTCGATGGGGGTGGCGCTGCCTCAAGCCCTTGAGAACATGACCCATCGGCTAGACAGCGTCGATCTCCGGTTTTTCATCACCTCTGTCCTGGTTCAGCGAGAGACTGGTGGAAATCTGGCTGAGATCATTGATTCGCTGGCTTCTTTGATCAGGCAGCGGTTTGAGTTGCAGCTGCGTGTCAAAGCTCTTTCTGCCGAGGGGCGCATGTCTGCCGCGATTCTCTTGGGACTGCCTATTGTCATTGGGATCGCGCTTTTCAAGATAAATCCCGAGTATATGAAGGTGTTGTTTGCCGATCCCATGGGTCAAAACCTTGCGACTTTCGGAAGTATCATGATGATTCTTGGCGCAGTGGTCATGAAACGCATGGTTGATATCAAGGTCTAA
- a CDS encoding type II and III secretion system protein family protein, with protein MTMRLRNAITILSCAVTILAGSQAFGEAPVQGAGENRDVQKLELTVGKSKVLDLPVAIKRASLANPEVADTVVLSPTQIYVTGKTTGVTNVTLWNESGKMMGMYDVVIAPDVTRLKENLHKTLPDEHGILVTSDHDHITLLGTASNTNNLNLALSMAEAYAPKKVVNAMQVGGVQQVMLEVRVAEMSRELIKRLGLNFTGFGNDYFGLSILGNLTRLATLSHPIGQTATATLEATQLIQGAFGFNAASTSWTGFVDALKEENALKVLAKPTLVALSGQEAAFLAGGEFPIPVPQAFGLITVQFKKFGVGLVFTPNVLNSKHISLNVAPEVSELDFSNALRLQGFIVPAITTRRATTTIELADGQSFAIGGLLRDNVRESMKKVPFLGELPILGALFRSSSFQKNETELVIIVTPHLVKPLDMNAQTLPTDYYVEPNDFEYYLMGFPEKSGHGGKAGQRSPAAEMLSNRISMGTAMEGRVGHLMP; from the coding sequence ATGACGATGAGATTACGAAATGCGATCACGATTCTGAGCTGTGCCGTCACGATCTTGGCCGGGTCCCAGGCGTTTGGGGAAGCTCCGGTTCAGGGTGCCGGAGAGAATCGCGACGTCCAAAAACTTGAATTGACCGTGGGCAAGTCAAAGGTGTTGGACCTGCCCGTAGCGATCAAACGAGCCTCATTGGCCAATCCCGAGGTGGCGGATACGGTGGTCCTCTCGCCCACCCAGATCTATGTGACGGGAAAGACCACAGGGGTGACGAACGTGACGCTCTGGAACGAGAGCGGCAAGATGATGGGCATGTATGACGTGGTGATCGCCCCGGATGTGACGCGCCTCAAAGAGAATCTGCATAAGACCTTGCCGGATGAACACGGCATTCTGGTTACGTCTGATCACGACCACATTACGCTCTTGGGCACGGCCTCCAATACCAACAACTTGAACCTCGCCTTGAGCATGGCGGAGGCCTATGCTCCGAAGAAGGTCGTGAATGCCATGCAAGTGGGCGGCGTGCAGCAAGTCATGTTGGAAGTCCGCGTGGCCGAGATGAGCCGAGAGTTGATCAAACGGCTCGGGTTGAATTTTACCGGCTTCGGGAACGACTACTTTGGCCTCTCCATTTTGGGCAACCTGACAAGGCTTGCCACTCTGTCTCATCCCATCGGTCAGACAGCTACCGCGACCCTCGAGGCGACGCAATTGATCCAGGGCGCGTTTGGATTCAACGCCGCGAGTACCTCGTGGACGGGATTTGTGGATGCGCTCAAAGAAGAAAATGCGCTGAAAGTGTTGGCCAAACCGACGTTGGTGGCGTTGAGCGGACAGGAAGCCGCGTTTCTGGCCGGGGGAGAATTCCCAATTCCGGTGCCGCAAGCCTTCGGTTTGATCACCGTCCAGTTTAAGAAATTCGGTGTCGGATTGGTCTTTACGCCGAATGTCTTGAACAGCAAGCACATCAGCCTCAACGTGGCGCCTGAGGTCTCAGAGCTGGACTTCTCCAACGCCCTCCGGCTGCAAGGCTTTATTGTCCCCGCTATTACCACGAGGCGGGCGACGACCACGATCGAATTGGCCGATGGACAGAGCTTTGCCATCGGGGGGTTGTTGCGCGACAACGTCAGGGAGTCGATGAAAAAGGTTCCGTTCCTAGGCGAACTGCCAATTCTCGGTGCCCTGTTCCGCAGCAGTTCATTCCAGAAGAATGAGACAGAATTGGTGATCATTGTGACTCCCCATTTGGTCAAGCCGCTCGATATGAATGCACAGACGCTGCCCACTGACTACTATGTGGAACCGAACGACTTCGAGTACTACTTGATGGGATTTCCCGAAAAGAGCGGCCATGGCGGCAAGGCAGGTCAGCGGTCGCCTGCGGCTGAAATGCTATCCAACCGCATCAGCATGGGCACTGCGATGGAGGGTCGCGTCGGGCATCTGATGCCGTAA
- the cpaB gene encoding Flp pilus assembly protein CpaB: MKRYRPLAFFGLSVVFGIITSVLVFSWLQNEKNRLMAAPLPTSANIQVVMANADIAWGTKLTPEMVMLQEVPPGVIPEGHFTTVEAVKDRVLLANVKRNELLMESKLAPVGTSGGVAAVTDVNMRAMSVKVDDVIGVAGFIKPADRVDVMVTIELVPGKPEQTVSKTILENVKVLAAGTQMERKGKDEEPVQVQVITVEVDVDDAEKLALASTQGKLRLALRNSLNSEKVMTKGAKVGSLLSSYRPKAAVTDNGEGGFRVEIIKGDVRKEIMF; encoded by the coding sequence ATGAAACGGTATCGGCCTCTGGCGTTTTTCGGATTGTCGGTCGTCTTCGGCATCATCACGAGTGTTCTCGTATTTTCCTGGCTCCAAAACGAGAAGAACCGGTTGATGGCCGCTCCATTGCCTACGAGTGCGAATATCCAAGTGGTGATGGCCAATGCCGATATCGCGTGGGGAACTAAGCTCACACCCGAGATGGTCATGCTGCAGGAGGTGCCACCCGGTGTGATTCCGGAAGGACACTTTACAACCGTCGAGGCGGTCAAAGACCGGGTGCTCCTGGCGAATGTGAAGCGGAATGAGCTGCTCATGGAATCGAAATTGGCTCCCGTCGGGACGAGCGGAGGAGTTGCAGCCGTGACCGATGTGAATATGCGGGCCATGTCAGTGAAGGTCGATGATGTGATCGGAGTTGCCGGGTTTATCAAGCCGGCTGATCGAGTCGATGTCATGGTGACCATTGAACTGGTTCCAGGGAAACCGGAGCAGACTGTGTCCAAGACGATTTTAGAGAATGTGAAGGTATTGGCCGCCGGCACGCAGATGGAACGGAAGGGGAAAGACGAAGAGCCGGTGCAGGTGCAAGTCATCACGGTCGAAGTGGACGTAGACGACGCGGAGAAGCTGGCATTGGCGTCGACCCAGGGGAAATTGCGGCTGGCACTTCGGAATTCCCTCAACAGCGAAAAAGTGATGACCAAAGGGGCAAAGGTCGGATCGTTGTTAAGTTCATATCGTCCCAAGGCGGCTGTGACTGATAACGGCGAAGGCGGTTTTCGGGTCGAGATCATCAAGGGTGATGTCCGTAAGGAAATAATGTTTTAG
- a CDS encoding prepilin peptidase, giving the protein MTLELSIIILLLVTVLGTAIVTDLRSSRIPNWLTFPAMGLGILIQAWIGGLTGALSSLAGLGLGTGLFFLLYLSKALGAGDVKLMAAIGAMLGPSAVLSVVALSMMVGGVYALGAMGYQWGLTATSRKLACATYGTVMTGGATGVRELQLPFKLRYGLAIAVGTLLFLGGVRPFGG; this is encoded by the coding sequence ATGACCTTGGAACTATCGATCATTATCCTCTTGTTGGTTACAGTGCTCGGCACGGCGATCGTGACGGATCTTCGATCATCCCGCATTCCGAACTGGCTCACCTTTCCGGCAATGGGCCTTGGCATTCTCATTCAGGCCTGGATCGGTGGTCTAACCGGTGCCCTATCCAGCTTGGCCGGCCTTGGCCTGGGAACGGGACTGTTCTTCCTGCTGTATCTCAGTAAGGCGCTTGGAGCAGGAGATGTGAAATTAATGGCGGCGATTGGTGCGATGCTCGGTCCCTCTGCTGTCCTCTCCGTTGTTGCGCTCTCCATGATGGTGGGTGGTGTCTATGCGTTGGGTGCCATGGGCTATCAATGGGGGCTCACCGCAACATCCAGGAAATTAGCGTGTGCGACCTACGGAACGGTGATGACCGGCGGAGCGACTGGGGTGAGGGAGTTACAGTTGCCGTTTAAATTGCGGTATGGACTGGCGATCGCCGTTGGTACCCTACTGTTTCTCGGGGGGGTCCGACCGTTTGGGGGGTAG
- a CDS encoding terpene cyclase/mutase family protein gives MDSPLRADGQVALLGRVLADGGFPGKPGGIYQVDSTAWGILALSACDGPTQLLDQARDLLMRDQLPDGRLCVDTTHPTSFWPTALAIMAWEHTESCRDAQQRAVRFMLETTGRHFPRTPDLPSAHDPMLKGWPWVGDTHSWIEPTAMGVMALRAVGLGQHDRVKEAVRMVLDRQLPHGGWNYGNALVLGTELRPMPESSGAALAGLAGLVERDAVRASLAYLQHEVTRLQTPISLGWSLLGLAAWQYAPPNAAVLIERCLANQERYGEYETSALCLLVLGGLAVETGGRSPLISTAKNKGLAVALN, from the coding sequence GTGGATTCGCCCTTACGAGCGGACGGTCAAGTAGCCCTGTTAGGTCGTGTGCTGGCCGACGGGGGATTTCCTGGGAAGCCTGGGGGGATCTATCAGGTTGACTCCACCGCATGGGGTATCCTCGCCCTCTCTGCATGTGACGGACCGACTCAGCTTCTCGATCAGGCACGGGATCTCTTGATGCGAGATCAGCTTCCAGACGGCCGGCTCTGTGTCGATACGACTCATCCCACTTCATTTTGGCCAACCGCTTTGGCGATCATGGCCTGGGAACATACAGAGTCGTGCCGTGATGCACAACAGCGAGCCGTCCGCTTTATGTTGGAGACGACAGGCCGCCACTTTCCAAGAACCCCGGATCTGCCGTCAGCACACGATCCCATGCTCAAGGGGTGGCCATGGGTTGGTGACACCCATTCATGGATCGAACCAACGGCGATGGGGGTGATGGCGTTGCGAGCGGTGGGACTCGGGCAGCATGATCGTGTCAAGGAAGCCGTTCGCATGGTGCTCGATCGCCAATTGCCCCATGGAGGCTGGAATTATGGAAATGCTCTCGTCTTGGGGACGGAACTGCGCCCCATGCCGGAAAGCAGCGGTGCAGCACTGGCCGGCTTGGCCGGCCTTGTCGAACGTGATGCTGTTCGTGCCAGCCTGGCCTATCTCCAACATGAAGTGACACGATTACAAACGCCGATTTCGCTCGGTTGGAGCTTGCTTGGATTGGCTGCTTGGCAATACGCACCACCCAATGCTGCGGTTCTGATTGAACGGTGTTTGGCGAATCAGGAGCGGTACGGGGAGTACGAAACCTCGGCCCTCTGCCTGCTGGTTCTCGGAGGGTTGGCTGTGGAAACCGGTGGCCGGAGTCCGCTCATTTCAACTGCGAAGAACAAGGGCCTTGCTGTCGCTCTCAACTAA
- a CDS encoding P-loop NTPase, producing the protein MARLIAVSIDCRNEEVRRTFEDIASRRRHYLITKGQGTGVADMLLLELDEFRPQHTFDRVRQLLSMTPDLEIFLTASHMDPQLLLEAFRVGVKEFLPQPLTTQDVEPALVRFEERFASKTSGMEMEAGKVVAVFGVRGGVGVSTVATNLAVSVQQVQRHEPVALVDLDVQGGELGLFLDLPAAQGVAHLTRDISRLDETIIRSTLVRHSSGVYFLASGCDAYEEWKSAPGNMMRVLALLRSFHRHVFVDCGHILDPSIREVLDSADQVLVVTTLTLPAVRRTKRLLDVLAEARHPAGKVALVMNRYENDQKDLLEETEAMLKFPITGLIPNDYGSASEALQHGKPLTVVASKTLIGQWYLREVGRLIGSHEDAAGSSPKGQAKSQSLLGRYFPSLSLDMRRKPSAV; encoded by the coding sequence ATGGCCCGACTGATTGCAGTCTCGATCGATTGTCGGAACGAAGAGGTCCGGCGGACGTTTGAAGACATCGCCTCGCGCCGGCGCCACTACTTGATTACCAAGGGGCAGGGCACCGGTGTCGCCGATATGTTGTTGCTTGAGCTGGACGAATTTCGCCCCCAGCACACATTCGATCGTGTTCGCCAACTTCTCAGTATGACCCCGGATCTTGAGATCTTTTTGACTGCCTCGCACATGGATCCGCAGTTGTTGCTGGAAGCCTTCCGCGTCGGGGTCAAAGAGTTCCTGCCGCAGCCGCTTACAACACAGGATGTCGAACCAGCTCTGGTGCGGTTCGAGGAGCGATTCGCCTCTAAGACATCAGGTATGGAGATGGAGGCCGGTAAAGTCGTGGCCGTCTTCGGCGTCAGAGGCGGGGTGGGGGTAAGTACTGTGGCCACCAATTTAGCCGTCTCGGTCCAACAGGTCCAACGACATGAACCAGTCGCCTTGGTGGATCTGGACGTGCAGGGTGGAGAGCTGGGTCTGTTTCTGGACCTGCCTGCTGCTCAAGGTGTGGCGCATCTGACGAGAGACATTTCACGCCTGGATGAAACCATCATCCGGAGCACGTTGGTGCGGCACTCATCCGGGGTGTACTTTCTCGCCTCAGGCTGTGATGCCTATGAGGAGTGGAAGTCAGCTCCTGGAAACATGATGCGGGTCCTGGCGCTTCTCCGATCCTTCCACCGGCATGTATTCGTGGACTGCGGGCACATCCTCGACCCATCGATTCGAGAGGTGCTGGATAGTGCCGATCAAGTCCTCGTGGTGACGACATTGACGCTCCCGGCAGTCCGACGGACCAAGCGGTTATTGGACGTTCTGGCTGAAGCACGGCATCCCGCCGGCAAGGTTGCCCTCGTCATGAACCGCTATGAAAATGACCAGAAGGATCTTCTCGAGGAAACAGAGGCCATGTTGAAGTTCCCGATCACCGGACTCATCCCGAATGACTATGGATCGGCCAGTGAGGCACTTCAGCATGGGAAACCGCTGACGGTGGTGGCCTCAAAGACCCTCATTGGACAATGGTATCTACGCGAGGTCGGACGACTAATCGGCAGTCACGAGGATGCTGCGGGATCCTCCCCAAAGGGACAGGCGAAGAGCCAGTCGTTGTTGGGGCGGTACTTTCCAAGCCTCAGTCTGGATATGAGGCGTAAACCGTCTGCCGTATAA
- a CDS encoding pilus assembly protein N-terminal domain-containing protein, whose amino-acid sequence MLLRQDRSRVHGRWVVALVCGGMLLAGPLTAMAKSSDIQLVSFSKDSQQLSLVVGKSTVVTMPVPIKRASLADPHIADAMVLSPKQIYVTGKGYGTTNLTLWGKDDQVLAILDLDVGVDLVRFKQQLAELLPDETNIRMRGAHDHVTLFGTVSSEARLSQILAVAEAYAPKKVLNFLKIYPEPPGSKGHPDVQTVTIEVIKGTSVNSVKF is encoded by the coding sequence ATGTTGCTTAGACAGGATCGATCACGCGTTCATGGACGGTGGGTAGTGGCTCTGGTCTGCGGCGGGATGCTGCTGGCAGGGCCATTGACTGCCATGGCAAAGAGTAGCGACATCCAGCTGGTATCCTTCTCAAAAGATTCTCAGCAGCTCAGCCTGGTGGTGGGCAAGTCGACGGTGGTCACCATGCCCGTGCCCATCAAGCGGGCGTCCCTGGCGGATCCGCATATTGCCGACGCGATGGTACTGAGCCCAAAGCAGATTTATGTGACCGGCAAGGGATACGGCACGACCAATCTGACCCTGTGGGGGAAGGATGACCAAGTGCTTGCTATACTTGACCTAGACGTCGGGGTGGATCTTGTCCGATTCAAACAGCAATTGGCCGAATTGCTGCCAGATGAAACCAATATTCGCATGAGGGGTGCGCATGACCATGTGACGCTGTTCGGGACTGTGTCGAGCGAGGCGCGTCTCAGTCAGATTCTGGCGGTGGCTGAAGCTTATGCCCCAAAGAAAGTCCTGAATTTTCTCAAGATCTATCCCGAGCCGCCTGGAAGCAAGGGGCATCCTGATGTCCAGACGGTTACGATTGAAGTGATCAAGGGGACGTCGGTGAATTCGGTGAAGTTCTAA
- a CDS encoding type II secretion system F family protein, translating to MELPLVAAFCAFLAIMLLGSALYVFIERRETVEVWRRRTEGQTHGLDEGNPSATLLETMQAQLQALLEWFAKWNQPSDVEEVKATRQLLVTAGYRGRKAPIFFVGAKLLLAVVLVTLFTMVPVKLLGFPTTTTMLFYYVSLAACGYYAPSFWLKRVIAERQDTLQRAIPDALDLMVVCVEAGLGLDQAIARVGQEVSQAHPVLADELNVLSQELRTGVQRQVALRNLAKRTDIEEVRNLVAMLVQTDRFGTSIGQALRVHADSMRTTRRLKAEEMAAKLPVKLLFPLVCFIFPSMFIVTIGPAAIRMIKELFPLLLGK from the coding sequence ATGGAACTTCCGCTTGTCGCAGCGTTCTGTGCATTTCTCGCGATTATGCTGTTGGGATCGGCTCTGTATGTGTTCATAGAACGACGAGAGACCGTCGAGGTCTGGCGCCGACGCACGGAGGGGCAGACGCATGGTCTTGACGAAGGGAATCCTTCAGCGACTCTTCTCGAGACGATGCAGGCGCAACTTCAAGCATTACTCGAATGGTTTGCGAAATGGAATCAGCCATCGGATGTGGAAGAGGTCAAAGCGACCCGCCAGCTGTTGGTCACGGCCGGATATCGGGGGAGAAAAGCCCCGATCTTCTTTGTCGGGGCGAAACTACTGTTGGCCGTTGTACTTGTTACCTTGTTCACGATGGTTCCCGTGAAGCTCCTCGGCTTTCCCACTACCACCACCATGCTGTTTTATTATGTCTCCTTGGCTGCGTGCGGGTACTATGCTCCATCGTTCTGGCTGAAGCGTGTGATCGCCGAACGGCAGGATACTCTCCAACGGGCTATCCCTGATGCCTTGGATTTGATGGTTGTGTGCGTGGAGGCTGGCCTGGGATTGGATCAAGCGATCGCCCGTGTGGGGCAAGAGGTGAGTCAGGCCCATCCGGTCCTCGCGGATGAATTGAATGTGCTCTCGCAGGAATTGAGAACCGGGGTGCAACGCCAGGTTGCACTGCGCAATCTCGCCAAGCGGACGGACATTGAGGAGGTTAGAAATCTCGTTGCGATGCTTGTGCAGACGGATCGGTTTGGGACCAGCATCGGCCAGGCGCTTCGTGTCCATGCCGATTCGATGCGGACGACGCGCCGGCTTAAGGCTGAGGAAATGGCGGCGAAGTTGCCCGTCAAGCTCTTGTTCCCCCTCGTGTGCTTCATTTTCCCCAGCATGTTTATCGTCACGATCGGGCCTGCTGCTATTCGGATGATCAAAGAGCTGTTTCCTCTCTTGCTCGGCAAGTAG